The Bacteroidota bacterium genomic sequence TTACCCTGGTGCCCAGTGTGTTTGACCAACGGATGGAAGAGGCACTCGTTAAGCTGAAAACACAACTCCGCCGCTACTTTTTGGGCCTGCTGGGCCAGACAGCCATCTTCACCACCTTGCTTACCTCTAGTTTGTATCTACTGGGATTCCGAGACGCGCTACTCATTGGGCTAATAGGAGGGATTCTCAACCTGATACCCTATCTTGGCCCTATGATCGGTGGCGCATTTGGCATCCTGCTGTTTGTTGCCGGAAACATCACTATGCCCTTCCCCTTCCTACAGGAAGGTATTCTTATTCTGATAGCCGTATTCCTGGGCTGCCAGGCCGTGGACAACCTTTTTGTTTCTACCCTCATCTTCAGCAATACCTTGAAGACACACCCCTTGGAGATATTTGTGGTAAGCTTGGTAGCGGGCATACTGGGGGGCGTAGTCGGGATGGTGATTGCCATACCCTGCTACACTGCCGTGCGGGTCTTCCTCAAGGAATTTATGCCAGAAAACCGCTTCGTAAAGGCACTCTCCAGCTAGGCTGCACACGCCACCTGCCTGTATGTCGCAGCGATAACCTTTCGTGGGTATGGATACGTAGACCCCAAAAGCTGGCACCCGTCCCTTGGCGGCCCGCCAGCCTGTTCCCCTCAATTCCGTACATATAAGCTCCAGGTTGTACGCTGTATACACCAGGCAACCCAGACAAAGCCAAGCAAGAGAACCCATGTACCCTTCGCCCATAACCAATGCCGCAGCCTGGATGCTACTACTGGAAGCCGAGATGCGAAAGCATGTAGCCGAAGCAAAAGCCAATTTCGGCACCCTCACAACCGAGCAGCTATACGGGCATTATCAGGACGGAAAGTGGAGCCTGGCCGAGCTACTGTGCCACATGACCCGGGCCGGAGAGGCCTGGCTACCCCGGCTAGAACAAGCAATAAAGCATAGCAAACCCGTGGAAAAGCCCCTGCGCGGGCACAGACATAGAAGGGCCGGCGGCCGACTGCTGGCACAGCTACAGAGCGAAAAGCCACTGAAGGCACCCCGGCCCTTGCACCCGAAGCAGGGCCTGGCACAGCTGCCGGATCGAGATACGTTGCTTAAAAACTTCTGCAAAACCCAGCTCAGCATCGCAGACCTGATGGCCGGAGCGATCATGCTGGACCTGCAGCACACCCACCTGCGCCTACCCACCAGCCGCCTATTGCGCTACAACCTGGGCGATGCTTTTGCCATCCACACCTATCACGTAAGGAGGCACCTGAAACAAGCCTATGAAGGAATCCGAATGCCCGACTTCCCCCATCCGGAGCACGAGCCAGCCAGCTGAATGCAAGCTATTGGATGCCGTAACCGTTCAACCATCGTTCATTTTTTGCCTACTTTGTAGAGCTGCAAACAAGGAGGTACCACATGGCCAGACAGAACATACCCGATGCGGGAGACTGGATAAACAGCCTGGAGGGTATAATGCGCGAACAGGTAGTGGAGGCGGCCGACCGTTTCCTTGCCCTGAGTGTTATGCAACTAAACTGGCGCCACCAGCCCGACAAATGGAGCATAGCCGAGCTGCTACAGCATCTGAATGCCGCGGCAGACCTATACACACCCAGGCTGAATAAGGCAGTAACACGTGCAAGGCCGGTAAAAAGTGCCCAGCGGGCGCACCGGAACGGAAGGATGGGCCAGCTGTTTATCCGTGGATTGAGAAGCAAAAAGACATTCAAAAGCCCGAAAGACTTTGAACCCGACCTGAGCAACATAGCAGACCCTCATGCAGTGGTTCGCGACTTCAGGCAGAAGCAACTGGCTATAGCCGAACTGATGGCCAAAAGCCAGCAGCTGGACCTACAGAGAACCCGGCTGAGCTCACCAAGTAACTTCCTGCTGCGCTTCAACCTGGGCGATGCCTTTGCCATCCACACCTACCATGTGAAAAGGCACCTGGAACAGGCCCAGGAGCGAATCCAAATGTCGGGCTTCCCGCCAGCGTAGGCATTCGCACCGCACCCACGTGGCCCACGCAGTAGCCCCACGCCGTACGGCCAGTCCCACGCAAAACAGGATCGGCCAAATAAGCGGGGGGTCGCACCGCCCTGTATACAAAAAAGATTGCGACATAAAAACCGCTCCGCCAGTGGGAGCCTAAGCCGCTTTGCCTAACTTTGATCCCGTGTTTTATCGCGACTTCAAACTGGGAATATTGGGCGGCGGCCAGCTGGGAAGAATGCTGGTACAGGCCTGTGTAAACTACGATGTGGAAACCGCAGTGCTGGACTACGACCCGCAAGGGCCCTGCCGCTATAGCCCAAACTTTGCCAAAGGCGACTACCACAAGTACGAGGACGTGATGGCCTTTGGCCAAGGCTGCGACCTGCTGACGATAGAGATCGAGCACGTGAACGTGCAGGCCCTGGAGGTGCTGGCTGCACAGGGAAAAACCATCTATCCCCAGCCTCACATCATCCGCATGGTGCAGGATAAGGGCCTGCAAAAGCAGTTTTATGCCGAGCACGGCATCCCCACGGCCCCCTACAGGCTGGTAGAGAGCAAAGACCAGCTGCTGGCCGAAGCCGAATATCCCCTGGTACAAAAAATGCGCACCGGTGGCTACGACGGCCAGGGCGTACGGGTGCTAAACAGCTACGAAGAAGCCGCAGAATGCGCCTTCGCTGTGCCCGCCGTGCTAGAGGAAAGGATCCCGATAAAGGAAGAGATCAGCGTAATCGTGGTACGCAACCCGCAGGGAGAGATACAGAGCTACCCCCCGGTGGGCATGGTGTTTCACCCGCAGGCCAACCTGGTAGAGTACCTCATCAGCCCGGCCCCCCTGCCGGGCAAGGTGGCCGAGCAGGCCGACCAGATAGCCCGCCAGATAGCCGAGAAACTGGAGATCGTGGGCCTGCTGGCCGTAGAGATGTTCTGGACTACAGACGGGCGTCTGCTGGTGAACGAAATAGCCCCCCGCCCGCACAACAGCGGCCACCACACCATAGAGGCCAACATGACCAGCCAGTTTGAGCAGCACCTGCGCGCCATACTGGGCCTGCCCCTGGGCAGCACCCGCCACTACGGCCCGGCAGCCATGCTAAACCTGCTGGGGGCCGAGGGCCACAGCGGAAAACCCGTGTACAACGGCTTGGAAGATGTGCTGAAAATGACCGGCGTAAAACTGCACCTGTACGGCAAAAAGGAGACTCGCCCCTTCCGCAAAATGGGGCACATCACCCTGATAGCCGACAGCTGGGAAGAGATACTGGAAAAAGCCCGCTACATACAGCAGAACCTGACGGTAACCACATGAGTACAGCCAGCCCAAAAGTAGGCATCATAATGGGTAGCCAGAGCGACCTGCCTGTGATGCAGCCTGCCGCCGATATACTGAGGGAGCTACAGGTGCCCCACGAGCTGACTATTGTGAGTGCCCACCGAACCCCCCAGCGCATGGCCACCTACGCCACCCAGGCGGCCGAGCGCGGCCTACAGGTCATCATAGCCGGGGCGGGGGGGGCCGCCCACCTGCCCGGTATGGTAGCCAGCTATACCACCCTGCCAGTAATAGGCGTACCGGTGAAGAGCAGCAACAGCCTGGACGGCTGGGATAGTATCCTCAGTATCCTGCAGATGCCCGGGGGCATACCTGTGGCCACCGTGGCCCTAAACGGCGGCCTGAATGCCGGCCTGCTGGCTGCCCGCATGCTAGGCCCACACGACCCCGCCCTGGCCCGACGCCTGCTGGCCTACCAGAAAAGCCTGGAAGAAAAAGTGCTAAAATCGGCCGAAGAGCATAGCCGGAACTACCAGCCCTGAGTGGCAGGAAGCCTGGTGCAAAGCTTGGCAGGAACCTCTCCCCCTGTACGCACCTCCCTGGTCTCCGCTCACAAACTCGTGAGATGCGTACAGCTAGCTTTCTTGTCTCAGCCCAAACCTTAAACACCAGGAAACAGCTGGGCTGTTACCTACGCCTGTAACAGCCCGGCCAGCTGCTGGCGCAGGGCTGTCAGTTTGGCTTCGGCATCGGCCTGCTTTTGTCGCTCCTTTTCTATGATCTCGGGTTTGGCGTTGGCCACAAAGCGTTCGTTGGCCAGCTTTTTCTGCACACTGTCCAGGAAGCCCTCGGTGTAGGCAATCTCGGCCTCCAGCTGCGTGCGCTGGGCCTGGGCGTCCTGCTGCGGGGCGGGTAGGTATAGGGTGTGTGCCCGCACCACCCGGGCCACGGTGCCATAGGGCTGGCTGGCCACCTGGCCTATCTCGCTCAGGCTACCAAAGCGCTTCAGCAGCTCGGCATATTGGGCAAAGAGGGTGGGTGCATCTGTATGCACCGCCAGGGGTAGGGGCTCCTTCATGCCCAGGCCCAGCTGCTGGCGCATGGCCCGCAGCTCGGTGATCAGGGTCTGAATCTCAGCCATTTCGGCCAGTGTATCGGGGTCGGTGGGCAGGGCTGCAGGCATGCGCAGCTGGGCTACCATCAGGCAGTCTTTGGGCTTGCGCGTGTGCACGGCCTGCCACAGCTCTTCGGTAAGGAAGGGCATGAAGGGGTGCAGCAGCTTCAGCAGGTCTTCGAATAGTATGCGCGTGTCGTGATAGGCCCGGGCACTGATGCGGTCGCCTGCGGCAGGTTTTATCATTTCCAAGTACCAGGCGCAGAAGTCGTCCCACACCAGCTTGTATACGGCCATCAGTGCCTCACTCAGGCGAAACTGGCCGAACAGGTGATCCAGCTCGCGGCTTACCTCGCTAATGCGGGCCTGCAGCCAGCGAATGGCTTGTTCCTCCACCACACTGGCAGGCCGGTTGGGGTCTTGGCTTTCGCCCAGGCCCACCAGCAGGCGGTAGCTGTTC encodes the following:
- a CDS encoding DinB family protein gives rise to the protein MARQNIPDAGDWINSLEGIMREQVVEAADRFLALSVMQLNWRHQPDKWSIAELLQHLNAAADLYTPRLNKAVTRARPVKSAQRAHRNGRMGQLFIRGLRSKKTFKSPKDFEPDLSNIADPHAVVRDFRQKQLAIAELMAKSQQLDLQRTRLSSPSNFLLRFNLGDAFAIHTYHVKRHLEQAQERIQMSGFPPA
- a CDS encoding 5-(carboxyamino)imidazole ribonucleotide synthase; this translates as MFYRDFKLGILGGGQLGRMLVQACVNYDVETAVLDYDPQGPCRYSPNFAKGDYHKYEDVMAFGQGCDLLTIEIEHVNVQALEVLAAQGKTIYPQPHIIRMVQDKGLQKQFYAEHGIPTAPYRLVESKDQLLAEAEYPLVQKMRTGGYDGQGVRVLNSYEEAAECAFAVPAVLEERIPIKEEISVIVVRNPQGEIQSYPPVGMVFHPQANLVEYLISPAPLPGKVAEQADQIARQIAEKLEIVGLLAVEMFWTTDGRLLVNEIAPRPHNSGHHTIEANMTSQFEQHLRAILGLPLGSTRHYGPAAMLNLLGAEGHSGKPVYNGLEDVLKMTGVKLHLYGKKETRPFRKMGHITLIADSWEEILEKARYIQQNLTVTT
- the purE gene encoding 5-(carboxyamino)imidazole ribonucleotide mutase gives rise to the protein MSTASPKVGIIMGSQSDLPVMQPAADILRELQVPHELTIVSAHRTPQRMATYATQAAERGLQVIIAGAGGAAHLPGMVASYTTLPVIGVPVKSSNSLDGWDSILSILQMPGGIPVATVALNGGLNAGLLAARMLGPHDPALARRLLAYQKSLEEKVLKSAEEHSRNYQP
- a CDS encoding DinB family protein — its product is MYPSPITNAAAWMLLLEAEMRKHVAEAKANFGTLTTEQLYGHYQDGKWSLAELLCHMTRAGEAWLPRLEQAIKHSKPVEKPLRGHRHRRAGGRLLAQLQSEKPLKAPRPLHPKQGLAQLPDRDTLLKNFCKTQLSIADLMAGAIMLDLQHTHLRLPTSRLLRYNLGDAFAIHTYHVRRHLKQAYEGIRMPDFPHPEHEPAS